The Acidimicrobiia bacterium sequence GAGGATGGAAGCAACGAACACGACGGCGACGAACACGAATACTGTTGAGAATGAGTCGGCGAGTTCGCGGATGTTGGCGAGCGTTCCGATCGCGACGGCAAACACCAGCAGAAGGTACTCGCCGGTTTCGTAGGTCCCCGGCAATGCACGAATCCTCGGTACGAACGAGGCGGCCAACCCGAGCGTTGTGATTCCCAGGATGACGGCCGCCACCGGCAACTCCCCGGTGATCGCAATGAGCAAACCGGCAACGGCCCCGCCGACTACGACGGCCAGGCCGAGCGACATGATCACCTGGCGCCACCCATATGGGAGCGGTTCTTCGAACCCACCATCGATTCCCAGGGTGGCGTCATCAAACGGTGGAAGGAATCGGCCGAGCACCCGCCGGGCGATCGTCATCAGGAACAGCAGGTAGAGGGCGGACAGCACAACATCGGCGCCGTTCATCAACACGAAAGTCTCATCCGTCACGTCTAGCGCCACGCCGATGGCGCTCATGTTGGGGGTGCCGCCCGTGTAGACACCGACCGTCATGCCGGCCATCTTCCATGTTTCCGGATGGCGCTCTGCCAGAACCCAGGCAGACGAGGCCGACACCACCATGACCGAGATAGCCGCCAGGCCGAACGAGATCATTGCCGGTCGGGCGATACGCAACCACTTCCGCACGTCGGTTGAGAAGAGCAGAAGAGGGATGGCGAGCAAGACCATGGCTTCGCTGACGGTCGTAGCGAAGTCGGTGTCGAGATCGAAGAGGTTCCCGAGTGCAATACCGAACAAGTATGCGAGCACGATCGGACCGGCCCACTCGAGCACTCGCCACCTCTTTGCTCCCCACCGGGCGAGCGCGGGGAAGCCTATGAACACCAAGCCCAACAGGGCGATCCCGGCCAAATTCCCTCCTCGATTGCCGACATTGTTGCTGGCCCGACGCTTCGGTGTCGGTTAGATCGAGGTCGGTCTCAGGGATCAGTAGAGTTGTACTGAAACCGAGTGGAGGAATTGATGCGCCGGGTCGTGGCGGCCGTTGATCTGTCGGGGTTGCGTCGTCGCGTTGCCGATCGGGCTCGCATCATTGCGGAAGAGCATCACGCCAAGTTGACCCTGCTGCACGCCATCCCGCCGTTGGAGGATGTGTTCCTCAGTGAGGCCGAAGTGACCGCGATGCAGGTGCTGCGGCGAGATTCGACCGAGCATCTGGCGGAGTGGCTTCGTGAACGAACGGATGTCCACATCGACATCCGCCTCCCGGTGGGTCCGCCCGCGAGAGTGGTGGCAAGCGAGGCGCGCCATGCCGACCTCGTC is a genomic window containing:
- a CDS encoding DUF819 family protein; its protein translation is MAGIALLGLVFIGFPALARWGAKRWRVLEWAGPIVLAYLFGIALGNLFDLDTDFATTVSEAMVLLAIPLLLFSTDVRKWLRIARPAMISFGLAAISVMVVSASSAWVLAERHPETWKMAGMTVGVYTGGTPNMSAIGVALDVTDETFVLMNGADVVLSALYLLFLMTIARRVLGRFLPPFDDATLGIDGGFEEPLPYGWRQVIMSLGLAVVVGGAVAGLLIAITGELPVAAVILGITTLGLAASFVPRIRALPGTYETGEYLLLVFAVAIGTLANIRELADSFSTVFVFVAVVFVASILLHYLLARLFRIDTDTVLITSTAAVFGPAFVGPVAAAISNRRIIVSGLAAGVLGYAIGNYAGLAIAYLVQP